A genomic window from Parvularcula sp. LCG005 includes:
- a CDS encoding DUF418 domain-containing protein: MTTPKAPPFFERLVIVDALRGYALMGLFLVHCVEYFELYWLNPYPSVVNSLVFGLFGGKAFAIFALCFGLSFHIIMDRAARRGTDFSGRFVWRLTLLMVIGVLHGLIYRGDILTVLAPLGLLLIFIHRIRNNWILLALAGFLFLQPELIIRTISALNGADWALQPPYFLLDQSLNTFANSSFGDILAVNLWDGVHQRMSFYWTSGRMMQIVGLFILGLVLGRIGFFAQLDRHVTSRRILLGLFLLLGFGLEALTGSVTQMVPAGPDGFARQWFGQIWGSYHKLAFTGAQVILFVEVWRLVPRVMQTLAPVGRMTLTLYVGQSLLFVPVFYGYGLGLWDDWNQGQALTFGVITFGMQMIAASLWYRHYRYGPLEWLWRAATFGTVDIPFRRTSAA, encoded by the coding sequence ATGACAACACCAAAAGCACCGCCATTTTTTGAACGCCTTGTCATCGTCGACGCGTTGCGCGGCTACGCGCTCATGGGCCTGTTCCTCGTTCACTGTGTTGAATATTTTGAGCTCTACTGGCTGAACCCCTACCCGAGCGTCGTGAACAGTCTCGTCTTTGGCCTTTTCGGGGGAAAGGCGTTCGCCATTTTCGCCCTCTGCTTTGGTCTGTCCTTTCACATCATCATGGATAGAGCGGCGCGGCGGGGAACGGATTTTTCAGGGCGCTTCGTCTGGCGTCTCACCCTTCTCATGGTTATCGGTGTGCTTCACGGACTGATCTATCGGGGCGATATTCTGACTGTTCTGGCGCCTCTTGGGCTTCTCCTGATTTTCATTCACCGTATACGAAATAACTGGATCCTGCTGGCCCTCGCAGGGTTCCTGTTCCTGCAGCCAGAGCTGATTATTCGCACGATCAGTGCACTGAATGGCGCAGATTGGGCATTGCAACCACCCTATTTCCTGCTCGATCAGTCATTGAACACCTTTGCCAATAGCTCTTTCGGCGATATCCTCGCGGTCAATCTGTGGGATGGCGTGCATCAGCGCATGAGCTTTTACTGGACGTCCGGGCGGATGATGCAGATCGTAGGCCTTTTCATCCTCGGGCTCGTTCTTGGCCGCATCGGCTTCTTTGCGCAGCTCGACCGGCACGTCACGTCGCGGCGGATCTTGCTGGGGCTGTTCCTGCTCCTTGGCTTTGGGCTCGAAGCCCTGACGGGCAGTGTCACCCAGATGGTACCAGCGGGCCCCGATGGCTTCGCCCGCCAATGGTTTGGCCAGATATGGGGCAGCTATCACAAGCTGGCCTTCACCGGCGCACAGGTCATCTTGTTTGTTGAAGTTTGGCGTCTTGTGCCGCGTGTGATGCAGACACTCGCCCCTGTGGGACGCATGACCCTCACTCTCTATGTCGGCCAGAGCCTGCTGTTTGTCCCCGTATTCTATGGTTATGGTCTGGGGCTATGGGACGACTGGAATCAGGGACAGGCGCTGACATTTGGTGTTATCACCTTCGGTATGCAGATGATCGCGGCAAGCCTCTGGTATCGGCACTATCGCTACGGGCCTCTCGAATGGCTGTGGCGGGCGGCAACATTCGGGACAGTGGACATTCCATTCAGGCGGACAAGTGCCGCGTGA